Proteins encoded together in one Papaver somniferum cultivar HN1 unplaced genomic scaffold, ASM357369v1 unplaced-scaffold_117, whole genome shotgun sequence window:
- the LOC113329621 gene encoding glycine-rich protein 5-like — protein MSKLGYMMLLVLVFSVYVTCARNVPVDSSSVVVHHHKATTNSAALGVNDQKNFVKYGGIGSYAGIGGTLGGVGAAGEVGGIGGVGGIGGIGGAGLGGAAGGLGGATGLGGLGGGSGLGGGSGLGGLGGGSGLGGGSGLGGLGGLGGGSGLGGLGSGSGLGGLGGLGSGSGLGGLGGLGGGSGLGGLGGAGGGASAGGGAGCADGSGLHPLP, from the coding sequence ATGTCCAAGTTAGGGTATATGATGCTTCTAGTACTAGTGTTTTCTGTTTACGTTACTTGTGCACGTAATGTCCCTGTAGATTCATCATCAGTAGTTGTTCATCATCACAAAGCTACAACAAATTCAGCTGCACTAGGTGTGAATGATCAAAAGAACTTTGTCAAATACGGTGGTATTGGTAGCTACGCAGGTATTGGGGGTACTCTAGGGGGTGTTGGCGCAGCTGGTGAAGTAGGTGGCATTGGGGGTGTTGGTGGTATCGGGGGTATTGGTGGTGCAGGCTTAGGTGGTGCAGCAGGAGGGCTTGGTGGTGCAACTGGACTTGGTGGTTTGGGTGGTGGTAGTGGTCTCGGTGGTGGCAGTGGACTTGGTGGTTTGGGTGGTGGTAGTGGTCTCGGCggtggcagtggtcttggtgggcTAGGCGGTTTGGGAGGTGGAAGTGGTCTTGGTGGTTTAGGTAGCGGAAGTGGTCTTGGTGGACTTGGTGGTTTAGGCAGCGGAAGTGGTCTTGGTGGACTTGGTGGCTTGGGTGGTGGAAGTGGTCTTGGTGGTTtgggtggtgctggtggtggtgcaAGTGCTGGTGGTGGTGCAGGATGTGCTGATGGTAGTGGTCTTCATCCTCTACCATGA